GTGCAAAGTATAGGAGCTTGCTTAACAGTTCAACCtaaaaaccaaagcaaaacacaagcattatttacttcatttattatcataaatatattgtatatacactAATTTAACATGAGTACAATTCATATGTACAAATAAACTATAATAGACTGTTTTTCAGAACACACCTAAGGCCCATTTTCGAGAGCACGGGCAGTCAAAGACGGGCCATCTTCAGAAACATAAACCGACAGCTTGCAGAAAGACTAACAAGAATATCTTGGTGTGAATCCTCAGGAGGTCGGAAACACAACGATGAGCGACCTTAATACATCACCTATATAAACTGTGAAACAAATACCTGTTTAATACGCACAAAAGTTGTCATCTTCAGGCTGTAGGTATTTGCTGAGTGATGGAAACGCCATTTAGTGAGAAAAGAGTGACAGTTCGTTTAGGATTCagatttgctaaaataaaagcttttatccCGCTTCTTACTGTGATCTGTCCGGTTTTTACATTCATGGGTTGAGGAACCAGtctgaagagtttttttttttttttttggctattcCCTTTAAACACAGATGCATTTTACTAACACCAGTGGAGGTGATCTGCTCATCTCCACACCAAGAGCATCATAAATTACCTCCACAGTTTCACAGGCCTAACGTAGCAACGTGTTGCTTCCtccataagaaaaaaaaattatctaaagCCCTGAGCCACAGTCATCCACATAGACTATCTCCATCCATTATAGATTAATCACCAGGTACCCCAGAATTCCAGCTATGAGCAAAACGGCGGTGAAAATGATCCCTGCAAATACTTTCATCAGCCCAGTTTCTCCTTCCACCGTTTCTTTGGGTTCCTCCTCGCAGATCGAGATGACACCAACCGACGAATTCCCAACGCTCACGGTGGACTTCAACTCGGCTCCCGCCTCTTGCTTCGCCTCGACTGCCCACGGCGCCACCTGGACCTTCATCTCCATCTCCTCCATCATCTGGTCCACCTGAGCGATCTCGGTCTCCAGCTCTTTGAGGTCCACCGTGTCGATGTTGGCGTCGGCTTCGTACTTCATGTTTTGGACGCTCATGGCTCGAGCCGCGACGGTGGTGGTGCTGCCCGTCATTCCCGTCTGGATGAGGTGCCTCGTCGGCACTTTGAGAGGAAAATCCTGCCCGATCTCCAAGGACCGCTTCATGTCCACCTCCAGGAGCTCCACGCTGCTGGTGAAGAGCACCCAGAGGCGCTCGTATTCGGCTCGGTCATCTTTGCTGATGTTCTTGTCCTTCAGCAGAGCCGTGAGTTTAGTCCTGTTGGCCACGGCCAGCTCCTGGGCTTTCTTTCTGGTCTTTTTAAGTTCCTCTCGGAGGTTTTGGGAATCAGACGTGCTCCCCAGAGCGATGACAAGATGCCTGTAGCAAGCCGTGACTTTGTTGAGCGCGTCCAACATGGTCTTGCATTCGTCTTTGCCCATTTTCGCGCGGAGATACGGCTAAGTTTTTCGAACGAAAATCCACAAAACTAGTGAAAAACGCGCTCGATGCTAGTGTCTTTTAGTTTCCACGGGAGCGGAGCAGTCATACGAGTGcgctcatcatcatcatcatcatcgctcTCGTCATTGCAAATTCTTCACCATCCATGTTCCCTGTTGATGCAGACAGACAGCAGCAGTCGGGCTTATCACTAAATGGATCCCTAAACGGCTTTACTTGCGCTGCCGGAGATTAGAAAGCTTCAGTATGTCCGCATGAATTTAAAACGTCgcctctcttcttcttttcgCGCAACGTGCATGCCGTTCGAAACATAACAggtgttcattttaaaactccAAAAGGAACGTCTACCTCCATGACGTCACAAAGGCAttccgagagagagagagagagagagcgcgcgcgATGTAAACGGATTCTCCGAAGGCGGAATGTAAACAAACGCCGGAGCGTTTCAAACGTGTCGTGCGACGTCTGTGGGTGCCGGTGATGGAGACGCCGAGGTTCGCAGACGGCAGCAGCGATCCGTTATTCGCCCGTCATCCGTGATCCGAGCTTAAATAGGAGTAAACGCTCGCCAGTGAAATAACCAGTCTAGCGCTCACATCCTGGAGGATCAGCCAAACCTGTCGCGATTGGTTGGCCGATACCATTTGATGgcgtttttttttcaaagtatttatACGCACCGTTtgggattttgtttttgatataCCAACAGCTTTGTTGCAAAATGTGTCATATCGGGCTATTTAAAAACGctttcatataataaaatataataaatcgtTTAAGCTCCTATTTTGTGCCGCAGGAGATGTTTTGTAATAGTGAAGGAACAGGTGGCAGTgctacctttaaaaaaaaaaaaaaagaaagaacatgcAGTCCGATATTTAATCAGAGCTGATATTCATAAACCATTACACTGATGGAATGGCT
This region of Puntigrus tetrazona isolate hp1 chromosome 18, ASM1883169v1, whole genome shotgun sequence genomic DNA includes:
- the si:ch73-167i17.6 gene encoding regulator of G-protein signaling 9-binding protein; protein product: MGKDECKTMLDALNKVTACYRHLVIALGSTSDSQNLREELKKTRKKAQELAVANRTKLTALLKDKNISKDDRAEYERLWVLFTSSVELLEVDMKRSLEIGQDFPLKVPTRHLIQTGMTGSTTTVAARAMSVQNMKYEADANIDTVDLKELETEIAQVDQMMEEMEMKVQVAPWAVEAKQEAGAELKSTVSVGNSSVGVISICEEEPKETVEGETGLMKVFAGIIFTAVLLIAGILGYLVINL